From the genome of Labrus bergylta chromosome 12, fLabBer1.1, whole genome shotgun sequence, one region includes:
- the tmem106c gene encoding transmembrane protein 106C isoform X2 → MGIRLSRSGSSLSLLPDRQSNGRTGEHKDSDNDSLDGMSRREDIAQFPYVEFTGRDSITCPTCQGTGRIPSYQVNELVALIPYSDQRLQPQRTKLYVVLSIVLCFLASSLVAFFLFPRSVVVMDDGIHSVTVQFDTTNQKVLMNMTSTLNLSNPNFFSVSVDSVSCQVFYMKTVIGTQQIHNVTTLLPLSDSQVNYTVSVAIGSSAPYVYAFCTMPSIKVHNIVVLMQTTVKTGNMVRTSMNSLEAYRYIDCGSNTTDIQQHLLSSTLSPALSLGTPLL, encoded by the exons ATGGGGATCCGGTTGTCTCGCAGCGGCAGCAGCCTGTCCCTCCTCCCGGACAGACAGAGCAATGGTCGGACAGGAGAACACAAAGACTCCGATAATGACTCTTTGGATGGGATGAGCAGACGTGAGGATATCGCACAGTTCCCGTACGTGGAGTTTACCGGCAGGGATAGTATAACGTGTCCGACATGCCAGGGCACAGGACGGATACCCTCAT aTCAAGTGAATGAGCTGGTTGCATTGATCCCATACAGCGACCAAAGGCTGCAGCCACAAAGAAC GAAGCTGTATGTGGTCCTGTCAATCGTGCTGTGCTTCCTGGCTTCCTCCCTTGTGgccttcttcctcttccctcGTTCCGTCGTTGTCATGGACGATGGGATACATTCTGTCACTGTACAATTCGACACCACCAATCAGAAGGTCTTAATGAACATGACG AGCACGCTGAACCTCAGCAACCCAAACTTCTTCTCGGTGTCGGTGGACAGTGTGAGCTGTCAGGTGTTTTACATGAAGACAGTGATCGGGACTCAACAGATTCACAACGTCACCACACTCCTGCCGCTCAGTGACAGCCAG GTGAACTACACCGTCAGTGTGGCGATCGGCAGCAGTGCACCCTACGTCTA CGCCTTCTGCACCATGCCCAGCATTAAGGTCCACAACATCGTTGTTCTTATGCA AACCACAGTGAAAACCGGCAACATGGTGCGGACATCCATGAACAGCCTGGAGGCCTACCGCTACATCGACTGTGGCTCCAACACCACAGACATCCAGCagcacctcctctcctccaccctctCACCTGCCTTAAGCCTCGGCACCCCTCTGCTATGA
- the tmem106c gene encoding transmembrane protein 106C isoform X1: protein MGIRLSRSGSSLSLLPDRQSNGRTGEHKDSDNDSLDGMSRREDIAQFPYVEFTGRDSITCPTCQGTGRIPSYQVNELVALIPYSDQRLQPQRTKLYVVLSIVLCFLASSLVAFFLFPRSVVVMDDGIHSVTVQFDTTNQKVLMNMTSTLNLSNPNFFSVSVDSVSCQVFYMKTVIGTQQIHNVTTLLPLSDSQVNYTVSVAIGSSAPYVYAFCTMPSIKVHNIVVLMHVLFICVSCCFQNHSENRQHGADIHEQPGGLPLHRLWLQHHRHPAAPPLLHPLTCLKPRHPSAMSPAKRRLTPKEEVGDVGAHSRMVSVQQQQQFQMVLFFF, encoded by the exons ATGGGGATCCGGTTGTCTCGCAGCGGCAGCAGCCTGTCCCTCCTCCCGGACAGACAGAGCAATGGTCGGACAGGAGAACACAAAGACTCCGATAATGACTCTTTGGATGGGATGAGCAGACGTGAGGATATCGCACAGTTCCCGTACGTGGAGTTTACCGGCAGGGATAGTATAACGTGTCCGACATGCCAGGGCACAGGACGGATACCCTCAT aTCAAGTGAATGAGCTGGTTGCATTGATCCCATACAGCGACCAAAGGCTGCAGCCACAAAGAAC GAAGCTGTATGTGGTCCTGTCAATCGTGCTGTGCTTCCTGGCTTCCTCCCTTGTGgccttcttcctcttccctcGTTCCGTCGTTGTCATGGACGATGGGATACATTCTGTCACTGTACAATTCGACACCACCAATCAGAAGGTCTTAATGAACATGACG AGCACGCTGAACCTCAGCAACCCAAACTTCTTCTCGGTGTCGGTGGACAGTGTGAGCTGTCAGGTGTTTTACATGAAGACAGTGATCGGGACTCAACAGATTCACAACGTCACCACACTCCTGCCGCTCAGTGACAGCCAG GTGAACTACACCGTCAGTGTGGCGATCGGCAGCAGTGCACCCTACGTCTA CGCCTTCTGCACCATGCCCAGCATTAAGGTCCACAACATCGTTGTTCTTATGCA cGTGCTCTTCATTTGTGTATCCTGTTGCTTTCAGAACCACAGTGAAAACCGGCAACATGGTGCGGACATCCATGAACAGCCTGGAGGCCTACCGCTACATCGACTGTGGCTCCAACACCACAGACATCCAGCagcacctcctctcctccaccctctCACCTGCCTTAAGCCTCGGCACCCCTCTGCTATGAGCCCTGCAAAGAGACGACTCACGCCTAAGGAGGAAGTGGGAGATGTTGGTGCACACTCCAGGATGGTTTCTGtccaacagcagcaacaatttCAAAtggtgctcttttttttctaa